A portion of the Desulfovermiculus halophilus DSM 18834 genome contains these proteins:
- a CDS encoding nucleotidyltransferase domain-containing protein, with product MGVSTGVRDLPRSHLEKIKRVLARYPQVETAILFGSWAKRTAKPGSDIDIALKGDSINLQVLNRITRDVDDLLIPNAVDLCIYDRIDDPDVLEHIHRVGELLYFRDASSS from the coding sequence ATGGGCGTATCCACCGGTGTGCGGGATTTGCCCCGGTCGCATTTGGAAAAAATCAAGCGTGTTCTTGCCCGGTATCCGCAGGTTGAGACAGCCATCCTGTTCGGCTCCTGGGCCAAAAGGACGGCCAAGCCAGGGTCGGATATCGATATCGCCCTGAAGGGAGATAGCATCAATCTGCAGGTGTTGAACAGGATCACCCGTGACGTGGATGATCTGCTCATTCCTAATGCCGTTGACCTGTGCATATATGACAGAATAGATGACCCGGATGTCTTGGAGCACATCCATAGAGTGGGAGAACTATTGTATTTCAGGGATGCAAGCTCGAGCTGA